GCTACCCTCGTCTTCATAATTTAGAAATCTTTACATTATGTTCACCAAGCAGGTAACAGACTCAAAAGTCTATCAATGGTTCAATGATCGCCTAGAAGTGCAGGCGATCGCCGATGATATTAGCAGCAAGTATGTGCCTCCCCATGTCAATATCTTCTACTGCCTGGGAGGAATTACGTTGGTCTGCTTCCTGATCCAGTTTGCAACTGGGTTTGCTATGACCTTCTATTACAAACCTACTGTCACTGAAGCCTTCT
Above is a window of Cyanobacteriota bacterium DNA encoding:
- a CDS encoding cytochrome b6 (electron transport protein), translating into MFTKQVTDSKVYQWFNDRLEVQAIADDISSKYVPPHVNIFYCLGGITLVCFLIQFATGFAMTFYYKPTVTEAF